A region of Vigna radiata var. radiata cultivar VC1973A chromosome 6, Vradiata_ver6, whole genome shotgun sequence DNA encodes the following proteins:
- the LOC106764104 gene encoding NDR1/HIN1-like protein 13: protein MADRVHPRDSPPISAESQSASPQDSSVVPQALRPPPSEKPVPPPGTYVIKIPKDQVYRVPPAENARRYDQYTHRKHRRSRCCCCCCWLIGILFILIVLLGIAAGIFYLVFRPEAPKYTIEDIAVRGINVTSPSSDVTISPEFNVTVKADNPNDKIGIYYLKDSSAEVFYNDARLCNGAIPAFHQPSNNVTVFGMVLKGNGIELRSEDRKSLVESQTKRKVPLTVRIRAPVKIKVGSVKTWKITVKVDCDVTVNELTAQAKIVSKRCDYKVDLW, encoded by the coding sequence ATGGCTGACCGAGTTCACCCCCGCGACTCGCCTCCCATTTCCGCCGAGTCACAATCAGCTTCGCCTCAGGATTCCTCTGTCGTTCCACAAGCGCTGCGGCCACCGCCGTCGGAGAAGCCGGTGCCTCCACCTGGAACCTACGTCATCAAGATACCCAAGGATCAAGTCTACCGCGTTCCTCCGGCCGAGAACGCCCGCCGCTACGACCAATACACTCACCGGAAGCACCGCCGCAGCCGATgctgttgctgctgctgctggCTCATCGGAATCCTCTTCATTTTGATCGTGCTTCTCGGCATCGCCGCCGGCATCTTCTATCTCGTTTTCCGTCCGGAGGCTCCGAAGTACACCATCGAAGACATCGCCGTCAGAGGAATTAACGTCACGTCGCCGTCGTCCGATGTGACAATCTCGCCGGAGTTCAACGTCACCGTCAAGGCCGATAACCCTAACGACAAGATCGGAATCTACTATTTGAAGGATAGCTCCGCCGAAGTATTTTACAACGACGCGAGGCTCTGTAACGGTGCAATCCCGGCGTTTCACCAGCCGTCTAATAACGTGACGGTGTTCGGAATGGTTTTAAAGGGTAACGGAATCGAGCTTAGGAGCGAGGACCGAAAGTCGTTGGTGGAGTCGCAGACCAAACGGAAAGTACCGTTGACCGTTAGAATTAGAGCGCctgttaaaataaaagttggGTCTGTTAAGACGTGGAAGATTACCGTTAAGGTGGACTGTGACGTGACGGTGAACGAGTTAACGGCGCAAGCAAAGATCGTTTCTAAACGTTGTGACTATAAGGTGGATCTTTGGTAA